One genomic region from Penaeus monodon isolate SGIC_2016 chromosome 24, NSTDA_Pmon_1, whole genome shotgun sequence encodes:
- the LOC119588595 gene encoding uncharacterized protein LOC119588595, translated as MATFRRVSRWLVGTAGPVRLGWNPAASIERLHHSVGYTASKVNKSVLWQSLPQAVRNDNSFSTDGSLTQQEIKREVDNISEKFTEAMELMNDARSSAGTVYFSEDMEDTTAQVQETLQDYHSLLERLTEKQKKQVIQSIGLKMEELKAQMSLLQDLARE; from the exons ATGGCGACCTTCAGGAGAGTCTCGCGTTGGCTGGTTGGCACCGCAGGCCCTGTGAGACTGGGGTGGAATCCTGCCGCTTCTATTGAAAG ACTTCATCATTCTGTGGGTTATACAGCATCAAAAGTAAATAAGTCTGTATTATGGCAAAGTTTGCCCCAGGCAGtgaggaatgataatagcttcagCACAGACGGAAGTCTAACACAGCAAGAGATAAAACGAGAAGTTGACAACATATCAGAGAAATTCACAGAAGCCATGGAACTTATGAATGATGCG AGATCATCAGCAGGGACTGTCTATTTCTCAGAAGATATGGAAGATACCACAGCACAAGTACAGGAAACTCTTCAAGATTATCATTCACTACTAGAAAGactaacagaaaaacagaaaaaacaggtCATACAGTCAATAG GTCTTAAAATGGAAGAGCTCAAGGCACAGATGTCATTATTGCAAGACCTAGCCAGAGAATAA
- the LOC119588596 gene encoding jmjC domain-containing protein 8-like: protein MGDYTFICRFICLQLLLFTLLTSVEVETASNLLDDDGGWTTEDKDRIAQPGPCNINVEDGSLTQEDFIKKYAYSEPVVIKGATDNQVFQTLTRRSALLEGYGHTTVRLSSANSYSYAKKDVTFNEYCVSHVHPQKLTTLGNETFYFFGDNNHEEWQDLLEQYIQPPYRLPYHLPALSFGLAGPGTGVPFHFHGPGFAETMWGRKRWFMYPPNVNPNFHPNRTTLQWLMEDYQLRKDDPNLYECTLNPGEIIYFPDKWWHATLNIDSSVFISTFLSP, encoded by the exons ATGGGAGACTACACATTTATTTGCAGGTTTATATGTCTGCAACTACTTTTATTTACCTTGTTGACCAGTGTGGAAGTTGAGACCGCGTCGAACTTGTTGGATGACGACGGAGGCTG GACAACGGAAGACAAGGATAGGATTGCTCAGCCTGGACCGTGCAACATTAATGTGGAAGATGGATCCCTGACTCAGGAAGACTTTATAAAGAA ATATGCATACTCCGAGCCAGTTGTTATCAAGGGAGCAACAGATAATCAG GTGTTTCAGACTCTCACTCGCCGTTCAGCATTATTGGAGGGTTACGGACATACAACTGTACGTTTGAGCTCAGCCAATAGCTATAGCTATGCCAAAAAAGATGTTACATTCAATGAATACTGCGTTAGCCATGTCCATCCTCAAAAATTAACTACTCTTGGGAATg agactTTTTACTTCTTTGGTGACAACAATCACGAGGAGTGGCAAGACCTTTTGGAGCAGTATATACAACCTCCTTATAGATTACCCTATCATTTGCCAGCATTGAGTTTTGGTCTTGCAG GTCCAGGGACTGGTGTTCCCTTTCATTTCCATGGGCCAGGATTTGCAGAGACCAT GTGGGGACGAAAAAGATGGTTCATGTACCCTCCGAATGTGAACCCTAACTTCCATCCTAATCGCACAACATTGCAGTGGTTGATGGAAGACTATCAGCTAAGAAAAGATGATCCTAATTTGTATGAATGTACACTTAACCCTGGAGAG ATTATTTATTTTCCTGACAAGTGGTGGCATGCAACTCTCAACATTGACAGCAGTGTTTTTATATCAACTTTCCTCAGTCCATAA